Proteins found in one Microcella daejeonensis genomic segment:
- the galK gene encoding galactokinase, with protein MSDIRDDARTGFTAAFGHEPDGLWSAPGRVNLIGEHTDYNEGFVLPLAIDRRTVVAVGLREDRVIRVASDFADEVVEIGLDELTPEVLTGWPAYPLGVAWALTEFGADLSAVPGLDLFIVSDVPVGAGLSSSAAIESAVALGLNDVWQLGLDRRTLARVGQRAENVAVGAPTGIMDQSASLLGAADHAVFLDCRTLETELVPLGLAEAGLALLVIDTGVKHSHATGGYGERREACERGAAVMGLSSLRDLTVDDLARAGDLLDDVTFRRVRHVVTENQRVLDTVAVLRADGAEAIGELLDASHRSMRDDFEISVPELDLAVETAVQAGAIGARMTGGGFGGAAIALVRIDDLSRIQVAVDNAFGEHAFGQPDTFVVTASEGAARN; from the coding sequence ATCAGCGATATCCGCGACGACGCCCGCACCGGATTCACCGCGGCCTTCGGGCACGAGCCCGACGGCCTCTGGTCGGCTCCCGGCCGCGTCAACCTCATCGGCGAGCACACCGACTACAACGAGGGCTTCGTGCTGCCGCTCGCGATCGATCGACGCACCGTCGTCGCCGTCGGGCTGCGCGAGGACCGCGTCATCCGCGTCGCGAGCGACTTCGCCGACGAGGTCGTCGAGATCGGTCTCGACGAGCTCACCCCCGAGGTGCTGACCGGCTGGCCCGCGTACCCGCTCGGGGTCGCGTGGGCGCTCACCGAGTTCGGCGCCGACCTCTCGGCCGTGCCGGGGCTCGACCTCTTCATCGTCAGCGACGTGCCGGTGGGTGCGGGACTGTCGAGCTCGGCCGCCATCGAGAGCGCCGTCGCGCTCGGTCTCAACGACGTGTGGCAGCTCGGCCTCGACCGGCGCACCCTCGCCCGGGTCGGGCAGCGCGCCGAGAACGTCGCCGTCGGCGCCCCCACCGGCATCATGGACCAGTCGGCCTCGCTGCTCGGCGCCGCCGACCACGCCGTGTTCCTCGACTGCCGCACGCTCGAGACCGAGCTCGTGCCGCTCGGGCTCGCCGAGGCCGGGCTCGCCCTGCTCGTCATCGACACCGGCGTCAAGCACTCGCACGCCACCGGCGGCTACGGCGAGCGCCGCGAGGCCTGCGAGCGCGGCGCCGCCGTCATGGGCCTCTCCTCGTTGCGCGACCTCACCGTCGACGACCTGGCGCGCGCGGGCGACCTGCTCGACGACGTCACCTTCCGCCGCGTGCGCCACGTCGTCACCGAGAACCAGCGGGTGCTCGACACCGTCGCGGTGCTGCGCGCCGACGGGGCCGAGGCCATCGGCGAGCTGCTCGACGCCTCGCACCGCAGCATGCGCGACGACTTCGAGATCTCGGTGCCCGAGCTCGACCTCGCCGTCGAGACGGCAGTGCAGGCCGGCGCCATCGGTGCCCGGATGACCGGCGGCGGTTTCGGCGGGGCCGCCATCGCCCTCGTGCGCATCGACGACCTCTCGCGCATCCAGGTCGCCGTCGACAACGCGTTCGGCGAGCACGCCTTCGGCCAGCCCGACACCTTCGTCGTCACCGCCTCGGAGGGCGCGGCGCGCAACTGA
- a CDS encoding 1-phosphofructokinase family hexose kinase gives MIVTLTANPALDRTITLLAPLRPGEVQAASSVREDAGGKGVNVARAIAAAGQQALAVLPLAEHDPYAVPLRAAGVDARCVPVHGAVRANLTIADPAGETTKLNLSGSPMTDQDARALVAAVVDACAGARWLVLAGSLPPGAADDFYVRVVDAVRAAYGGSAPRVAVDTSGPALRAVIDAGLADLVKPNDEELAELVGTALPEPEGETSDEAAHAAADAAVLAVARELVPVRARAALVTLGSRGALLVTADGAWAARAPRIRLASTVGAGDSSLAGYLLAESAGADEPLRLRTAIRYGAAAAALPGTQPPAPHDLPADDLVVHRLA, from the coding sequence ATGATCGTCACCCTCACCGCCAACCCCGCGCTCGACCGCACCATCACTCTGCTCGCCCCGCTCCGTCCCGGCGAGGTGCAGGCTGCGTCCTCCGTGCGCGAGGACGCGGGCGGCAAGGGCGTCAACGTCGCCCGCGCGATCGCCGCCGCCGGGCAGCAAGCCCTCGCGGTGCTGCCCCTCGCCGAGCACGACCCCTACGCCGTGCCGCTGCGGGCCGCGGGCGTCGACGCGCGGTGCGTTCCCGTGCACGGGGCCGTGCGGGCGAACCTCACGATCGCCGACCCCGCGGGCGAGACGACCAAGCTCAACCTCAGCGGCTCGCCGATGACCGATCAGGATGCCCGCGCCCTCGTCGCGGCCGTCGTCGACGCCTGCGCGGGGGCGCGCTGGCTCGTGCTCGCGGGCTCGCTGCCCCCCGGTGCCGCCGACGACTTCTACGTGCGCGTCGTCGACGCCGTGCGCGCGGCCTACGGCGGGTCCGCCCCGCGGGTGGCCGTCGACACCTCCGGCCCCGCCCTGCGCGCCGTGATCGACGCCGGGCTCGCCGACCTCGTCAAGCCCAACGACGAGGAGCTCGCCGAGCTCGTCGGCACCGCCCTGCCGGAGCCCGAGGGGGAGACCTCCGACGAGGCGGCGCACGCCGCGGCCGACGCCGCCGTGCTCGCGGTCGCCCGCGAGCTCGTGCCCGTCCGAGCGCGGGCGGCGCTCGTGACCCTCGGATCCCGCGGCGCTCTGCTCGTCACCGCGGACGGCGCCTGGGCCGCGCGCGCCCCGCGCATCCGCCTCGCCTCGACCGTCGGCGCGGGCGACAGCTCGCTCGCCGGATACCTGCTCGCCGAGAGCGCCGGCGCCGATGAGCCGCTGCGGCTGCGCACCGCCATCCGCTACGGCGCCGCGGCCGCCGCCCTCCCCGGCACGCAGCCGCCCGCGCCCCACGATCTGCCGGCCGACGATCTCGTCGTCCACCGGCTCGCCTGA
- a CDS encoding DeoR/GlpR family DNA-binding transcription regulator, producing the protein MADTAPRRRERLAGAVARRGFARVADLARELGVSEVTVRTDLAALEADGRLTRVHGGAMPRGLVAERESSLEQSRARLARAKSAIAEAAAARVQSGQSVLLDVGSTTLAVAHALVARVELQEVVVVTNGLAIALALEPGIPRLTVVVTGGTVRSLQHSLVNPLATTLLEGVRADLAILGATGVHLEHGVTNVNLPEAEVKRRMVDSAGERVLVADSSKVGQAHLGRVAALAEIDELITDSGIDAGDAAALRAAGLRVREVAPHRR; encoded by the coding sequence ATGGCCGACACCGCCCCGCGCCGGCGCGAGCGCCTCGCCGGCGCGGTCGCGCGCCGCGGCTTCGCCCGCGTCGCCGACCTCGCCCGCGAGCTCGGCGTCAGCGAGGTCACCGTGCGCACCGACCTCGCCGCGCTCGAGGCCGACGGGCGCCTCACCCGCGTGCACGGCGGGGCGATGCCGCGCGGGCTCGTCGCCGAGCGCGAGTCGAGCCTCGAGCAGTCCCGCGCCCGGCTCGCCCGTGCCAAGTCGGCCATCGCCGAGGCCGCGGCGGCGCGCGTGCAGTCGGGGCAGAGCGTGCTGCTCGACGTCGGATCCACCACCCTGGCCGTGGCCCACGCGCTCGTCGCCCGCGTCGAGCTGCAGGAGGTCGTGGTGGTGACGAACGGGCTCGCCATCGCGCTGGCGCTCGAGCCGGGCATCCCGCGTCTCACGGTCGTCGTGACGGGCGGCACGGTGCGCTCGCTGCAGCACTCGCTCGTCAACCCGCTCGCGACCACGCTGCTCGAGGGGGTGCGCGCCGATCTCGCCATCCTCGGGGCGACGGGCGTGCATCTCGAGCACGGGGTCACGAACGTCAACCTGCCCGAGGCCGAGGTGAAGCGGCGCATGGTCGACAGCGCGGGCGAGCGCGTGCTCGTCGCCGACTCCTCGAAGGTCGGGCAGGCGCACCTGGGGCGGGTGGCGGCGCTCGCCGAGATCGACGAGCTCATCACCGACTCCGGCATCGATGCGGGGGATGCGGCCGCGCTGCGCGCCGCCGGGCTGCGCGTGCGCGAGGTCGCCCCGCACCGTCGGTAG
- a CDS encoding DeoR/GlpR family DNA-binding transcription regulator, whose protein sequence is MYATERQQLVERLLADDGRVSVVELARRFDVTTETVRRDLDQLESAGLLRRVHGGAVAADRVSTAEPSLSDRVQQHGAAKTAIARRALDALGAGFRGSLFLDAGTTTAAVATRLVERTAPTAPAADRLDPSGIGVVTHAVVVAAQLAPALAEAPGLALTVLGGRVRGLTGAAVGAETVRAIEQLRPDVAVIGTNGVAAGFGLSTPDSDEAAVKSAIVRSARRVVVVADADKLGRELLVGFARLDEIDVLVTDGHPDAALAAALAEADVEVWRA, encoded by the coding sequence GTGTACGCAACGGAGCGGCAGCAACTCGTCGAACGGCTCCTCGCCGACGACGGCAGGGTGAGCGTCGTCGAGCTCGCCCGTCGGTTCGACGTCACGACCGAGACCGTGCGCCGCGACCTCGACCAGCTCGAGTCCGCCGGCCTCCTGCGCCGGGTGCACGGCGGGGCCGTCGCCGCCGACCGGGTCAGCACCGCCGAGCCGTCCCTGAGCGACCGCGTCCAGCAGCACGGGGCGGCGAAGACCGCGATCGCCCGCCGCGCGCTCGACGCCCTCGGCGCAGGCTTCCGCGGCTCGCTCTTCCTCGACGCGGGCACCACCACGGCCGCCGTCGCCACGCGCCTCGTCGAGCGCACCGCGCCCACCGCGCCGGCCGCCGACCGCCTCGACCCGAGCGGCATCGGCGTCGTCACCCACGCCGTCGTCGTCGCCGCCCAGCTCGCCCCGGCGCTCGCCGAGGCGCCCGGTCTCGCGCTCACCGTGCTCGGCGGCCGCGTGCGCGGGCTCACCGGGGCCGCGGTCGGCGCCGAGACCGTGCGCGCGATCGAGCAGCTGCGCCCCGACGTCGCGGTGATCGGCACCAACGGCGTCGCCGCGGGCTTCGGGCTGAGCACGCCCGACTCCGACGAGGCCGCCGTCAAGAGCGCGATCGTGCGCAGTGCGCGCCGCGTGGTGGTGGTCGCCGACGCCGACAAGCTCGGCCGCGAGCTGCTCGTCGGCTTCGCCCGCCTCGACGAGATCGACGTGCTCGTCACGGACGGGCATCCCGATGCCGCCCTGGCCGCCGCCCTCGCCGAGGCCGACGTGGAGGTGTGGCGCGCATGA
- a CDS encoding aldose 1-epimerase family protein, which yields MTPTSAPAPTGEQYALRLDGPNGPVEAVVTEVAAALRQLTVDGHDLTQPYPESATPPFGDGIVLVPWPNRVRDGRWTLDGEAQQLDITEVAKNNAIHGLLRYGAYRLVDRTDSSVTLGAAVVPQHGYPFHLWTTVAYELVPDGVRVTHAVTNLGSAAAPYAVGTHPFLRVGEHSVESLTITARTAEHVMVDARLNPEGLEPVAGTRFDLTSPTLIEGLEFDDAWRVEPDDDGLIRTTVAAPDGASTTLWQQGDWEWLQVFITRIFPTPDGLTTAIAVEPMTAPADALNSGLGLRWIEPGASWSGSWGITRQA from the coding sequence GTGACTCCGACCTCCGCTCCCGCGCCCACGGGCGAGCAGTACGCCCTCCGCCTCGACGGCCCGAACGGCCCGGTCGAGGCCGTCGTCACCGAGGTCGCCGCGGCGCTGCGGCAGCTCACGGTCGACGGGCACGACCTCACCCAGCCCTACCCCGAGAGCGCGACGCCGCCGTTCGGCGACGGCATCGTGCTGGTGCCGTGGCCGAACCGCGTGCGCGACGGCCGCTGGACCCTCGACGGCGAGGCGCAGCAGCTCGACATCACCGAGGTCGCGAAGAACAACGCCATCCACGGTCTGCTGCGCTACGGCGCGTACCGCCTGGTCGACCGCACCGACTCCTCGGTGACGCTCGGCGCCGCGGTCGTCCCGCAGCACGGCTACCCGTTCCACCTGTGGACGACGGTCGCCTACGAGCTGGTGCCCGATGGCGTGCGCGTCACCCACGCGGTCACGAACCTCGGCTCGGCGGCCGCTCCCTACGCGGTCGGCACGCACCCGTTCCTGCGGGTGGGCGAGCACTCGGTCGAGTCGCTGACGATCACGGCGCGCACCGCCGAGCACGTGATGGTGGATGCCCGCCTCAACCCCGAGGGCCTCGAACCCGTGGCCGGCACCCGCTTCGACCTGACGTCGCCCACCCTCATCGAGGGTCTCGAGTTCGACGACGCCTGGCGCGTCGAGCCGGATGACGACGGGCTCATCCGCACCACCGTCGCTGCGCCCGACGGCGCGAGCACCACGCTGTGGCAGCAGGGCGACTGGGAGTGGTTGCAGGTCTTCATCACGCGCATCTTCCCGACGCCCGACGGGCTCACCACCGCGATCGCGGTCGAGCCCATGACGGCTCCGGCCGACGCGCTCAACTCGGGTCTCGGCCTGCGCTGGATCGAGCCCGGCGCCTCGTGGTCGGGCAGCTGGGGCATCACGCGCCAGGCCTGA
- the galT gene encoding galactose-1-phosphate uridylyltransferase produces the protein MPITLRTDTLADGRELLYFDDADTTLGPERGIDARVLDPRPATASMRQDVLTGDWVSIASNRQNRVFLPPADQDPLAPQTAANPSEIPSRYDVAVFENRSPSFGPALEHENAPADLADLAAIGLERTRTSVGRCEVVCFSPEHEGSFGSQTVSRARTVIEAWSQRTAALSAMPGIQQVFVFENRGQEIGVTLGHPHGQIYAYPFITPRTSALLRSVAAVGDDLFAQILASEQQSERVLIRGEHFTAFVPFAARWPLEIHLLPHRHVPDLAGLTDEEKDELAPLYRRLLRGLDALYDTPTPYIAAWHQAPVHEGRDAVRLMLQVTSPRRAADKLKYLAGSEAAMGAFIGDVAPETQAAFIRSGIEKADMTEKADQQ, from the coding sequence ATGCCGATCACCCTGCGCACCGACACGCTCGCCGATGGCCGCGAGCTGCTCTACTTCGACGACGCCGACACGACGCTCGGGCCCGAGCGCGGCATCGACGCCCGCGTGCTCGACCCCCGGCCCGCCACGGCGAGCATGCGCCAGGACGTGCTGACCGGCGACTGGGTCTCGATCGCGAGCAACCGGCAGAACCGCGTCTTCCTGCCGCCGGCCGACCAGGATCCGCTCGCGCCGCAGACCGCCGCCAACCCGAGCGAGATCCCGAGCCGCTACGACGTCGCCGTGTTCGAGAACCGCTCCCCCAGCTTCGGCCCGGCCCTCGAGCACGAGAACGCGCCGGCCGACCTCGCCGATCTCGCCGCCATCGGCCTCGAGCGCACCCGCACGAGCGTGGGGCGCTGCGAGGTCGTGTGCTTCTCGCCCGAGCACGAGGGCTCGTTCGGCTCGCAGACCGTCAGCCGGGCGCGCACCGTCATCGAGGCGTGGAGCCAGCGCACCGCCGCGCTGAGCGCGATGCCGGGCATCCAGCAGGTCTTCGTCTTCGAGAACCGGGGGCAGGAGATCGGCGTCACGCTCGGCCATCCGCACGGGCAGATCTACGCGTACCCCTTCATCACGCCGCGCACGAGCGCCCTGCTGCGCTCGGTCGCGGCGGTCGGCGACGACCTGTTCGCGCAGATCCTCGCGAGCGAGCAGCAGAGCGAGCGCGTGCTGATCCGCGGGGAGCACTTCACCGCCTTCGTGCCCTTCGCCGCGCGCTGGCCGCTCGAGATCCACCTGCTGCCGCACCGGCACGTGCCCGACCTCGCCGGCCTCACCGACGAGGAGAAGGACGAGCTCGCCCCCCTCTACCGCCGCCTGCTGCGCGGGCTCGACGCCCTCTACGACACCCCCACCCCGTACATCGCCGCCTGGCACCAGGCGCCCGTGCACGAGGGGCGGGATGCCGTGCGCCTGATGCTGCAGGTGACGAGCCCGCGGCGCGCGGCTGACAAACTGAAGTACCTCGCCGGGTCGGAGGCCGCCATGGGCGCCTTCATCGGCGACGTCGCGCCCGAGACCCAGGCCGCGTTCATCCGCTCCGGCATCGAGAAGGCCGACATGACCGAGAAGGCAGACCAGCAGTGA